In the genome of Thalassophryne amazonica chromosome 6, fThaAma1.1, whole genome shotgun sequence, the window aaacctgcaaaactgacagggggtcaaatacttattttcccccactgtgtgtgtgtatatatatatatatatatataaaataaatgaataaaataacattaattaATAAATGGCTGTCAAAACATTGTGTTTGATTGATGAATTTGATTAAATGATGAATTTGATTAATTCATTACAGCACTGACCAGCTGCTAAATGAACAGTGTTTTTGAGAGCAACAACCGGTTTGGAATACCGCGCTGTTGGACACTTTAAACAACAGCAGACCAGACGATTTTTAAGCACcaaggaaaaataaagaaatcagcAAGCCACAGGGCCTCCttaatgtttcctgctgctcAAAAAACACAGGTAAAATAGATGTTAAACACTTCATTAAaataaaacacatgcacacactttaAGGTGATGAAGCAGCGAAAGGTTTCGTACCTTTGTTTGATGTCTGTCCCTCGGTATTCCGAGGCATGATTCTCTTGTTGCGCTGGCGCCTGAAGGCTCCATCGTCTCCAGATCATTGTCCACATTTGAAATCCTCTGCAGACTCTTTTCCCTGTTCTCTTTATCCGAGTTCAGTATTGTTAAACCACGATACTTCGTAGTATTCGTGTGTGTATTGGTAGCGTTTCTCTCACTGCTTTGGTCTCCTCTGAGAACGGAGGCTTTTTCCATGAGAGGATGTCTGACCGTAGTGTCACTGACTATGAAACATTCAGGGACTGCATTTGATGATGTGTCCCAGCCACGCCTCCTCTGTGGTCCCGCCCCACTGTCCACACTCCTCACAGGCTCCCGCTCATCTGTCTTTTCACTCACGGCCGTGGTGGGTTCCGCGGAGCTACAAACTGACTGGGGTGGAATATACGAGACGAATATTACGTTGTCTTCATCCACAGGAGTCACGTCTGTCCTACTGAGTGCTGAAGTTGCTTGTTTGGACACGTCGTCCTGATAGTCGTCATCACAAAGATCAATTACGTCGTCGCTCTGAGGTGGGCAGTGTGCAGCCAGCAAGCTTTGACATGCATCTGACACACGTACCTGCTTGGACAAGGTCACACAGGTGTTATCGATTGCAGGAACACGTGCTGAAGCTGTAGCTGAGTCAGAGTTCGTGCTGCCATCTTTTTGAAATGACAAGCCACACTTCTTGGTCACAAAGAAGACCTTGCCGTTGCACATGAGCAGAGCGCTGTCTTGCCCGTGTGCGCCTCCTGCTGGACCTGCCTGTGGAGGTTGTGTAACTTTTATTTCATGTGTGTTTTTGGCATTTTCTCTCTGTGCCACAGTACGGAGGATCTCAGAGGTAATGGAGGGACTATTTAGAGGATCAAGACTTGGAGCCAGAGATGAGTTGTCTTCATCTTCAATCACCCACTTTATGGGGCTATCAGGCCGCTCTGAAACCTTTGGAATTAATTTTAAATGAGGTTTTGATGCTCCATAAGAAGGTCCACTGTGAGACGGACCTGATGTCTTGGTAAGTACTCTGTGTGACTGGGCAGCACTGCTGATGGAGGCCATGGTGTCTGGGTTCATAAATGTTAATGGCGATACATAGGCTGCGGTGGACGAGCTCGAAGCTACAGAGATGGTGGGTCTTGAAGTAAAAATCTGTTTCCTAACACCTGGACGAAGTTCAGATTGTGGGACTTTTTTGATTTGTGTACTCTGGAGAATCTGAAGGTTCTGTCCACTCGGAGGGACGGGAGGTCTGACGGTGACTGAGGGCTGACTTGGAACTGGCGCTGGCTGTCTAACGTTTGTTGTAGTTGTTGTGGTCTGATCTCCGGCGGACATTAAGTTTACCATCTGTCCTGGTTGCTGATACTTATTCAGTAAATTGTTAACATCACAATTTCTTCCCTTTACTGCAATTTGATGAGGCAAAGTGCTCACAAGAGAAACATGTTTTCGGACAAACTGCTCAGGAGTTGTATATTTCTGGGTCGTCTTGTTGGCCAGCTGAACCGGTGGTGAAGCGATCTTTAAGGCTATAGCTTTTTGTGTTGAAACATTAAATGAGGATTTGCTGATTTGAGATTGTACAAACTGTCCGTTGACCATCTGAACAGGAATTAGCTTCATGATGTTCTTTCCGTCAGCTCCAACAGCAGGCATTGCTTGGTAGAAGACACCCGTCCCACT includes:
- the lrif1 gene encoding ligand-dependent nuclear receptor-interacting factor 1 isoform X1; the protein is MFPATDPVHSGTGVFYQAMPAVGADGKNIMKLIPVQMVNGQFVQSQISKSSFNVSTQKAIALKIASPPVQLANKTTQKYTTPEQFVRKHVSLVSTLPHQIAVKGRNCDVNNLLNKYQQPGQMVNLMSAGDQTTTTTTNVRQPAPVPSQPSVTVRPPVPPSGQNLQILQSTQIKKVPQSELRPGVRKQIFTSRPTISVASSSSTAAYVSPLTFMNPDTMASISSAAQSHRVLTKTSGPSHSGPSYGASKPHLKLIPKVSERPDSPIKWVIEDEDNSSLAPSLDPLNSPSITSEILRTVAQRENAKNTHEIKVTQPPQAGPAGGAHGQDSALLMCNGKVFFVTKKCGLSFQKDGSTNSDSATASARVPAIDNTCVTLSKQVRVSDACQSLLAAHCPPQSDDVIDLCDDDYQDDVSKQATSALSRTDVTPVDEDNVIFVSYIPPQSVCSSAEPTTAVSEKTDEREPVRSVDSGAGPQRRRGWDTSSNAVPECFIVSDTTVRHPLMEKASVLRGDQSSERNATNTHTNTTKYRGLTILNSDKENREKSLQRISNVDNDLETMEPSGASATRESCLGIPRDRHQTKTSVWSSSPAPEPCQPTDLQPIDLQPTNLQHTDLQPTNRQPTDRQLRLMFGITADVKVCLQFIDVSVREEDPQYETKTEERVFSNQPANISEQLYSSREDGSSSGRVNTGGVRPETEHTWSGNLETDISPVECVRTESVLSIDAQCHSSQTSQHVEFEPAAYMEPVDEDLTITDTSGTFNHPLSPVELDGSVRRVGRARKRTMCPCCIPASNFTEKPGARTEELETSETPNKRSGRIMRAARKHRKLTARMKRFPAETSPVSEGPAANGLSAMSMDCDEVKLHEQIKRLKDLLKEKETALEKMRKSIGSPKK
- the lrif1 gene encoding ligand-dependent nuclear receptor-interacting factor 1 isoform X2, coding for MFPATDPVHSGTGVFYQAMPAVGADGKNIMKLIPVQMVNGQFVQSQISKSSFNVSTQKAIALKIASPPVQLANKTTQKYTTPEQFVRKHVSLVSTLPHQIAVKGRNCDVNNLLNKYQQPGQMVNLMSAGDQTTTTTTNVRQPAPVPSQPSVTVRPPVPPSGQNLQILQSTQIKKVPQSELRPGVRKQIFTSRPTISVASSSSTAAYVSPLTFMNPDTMASISSAAQSHRVLTKTSGPSHSGPSYGASKPHLKLIPKVSERPDSPIKWVIEDEDNSSLAPSLDPLNSPSITSEILRTVAQRENAKNTHEIKVTQPPQAGPAGGAHGQDSALLMCNGKVFFVTKKCGLSFQKDGSTNSDSATASARVPAIDNTCVTLSKQVRVSDACQSLLAAHCPPQSDDVIDLCDDDYQDDVSKQATSALSRTDVTPVDEDNVIFVSYIPPQSVCSSAEPTTAVSEKTDEREPVRSVDSGAGPQRRRGWDTSSNAVPECFIVSDTTVRHPLMEKASVLRGDQSSERNATNTHTNTTKYRGLTILNSDKENREKSLQRISNVDNDLETMEPSGASATRESCLGIPRDRHQTKTSVWSSSPAPEPCQPTDLQPIDLQPTNLQHTDLQPTNRQPTDRQLRLMFGITADVKVCLQFIDVSVREEDPQYETKTEERVFSNQPANISELYSSREDGSSSGRVNTGGVRPETEHTWSGNLETDISPVECVRTESVLSIDAQCHSSQTSQHVEFEPAAYMEPVDEDLTITDTSGTFNHPLSPVELDGSVRRVGRARKRTMCPCCIPASNFTEKPGARTEELETSETPNKRSGRIMRAARKHRKLTARMKRFPAETSPVSEGPAANGLSAMSMDCDEVKLHEQIKRLKDLLKEKETALEKMRKSIGSPKK